A portion of the Stigmatella aurantiaca DW4/3-1 genome contains these proteins:
- a CDS encoding 2Fe-2S iron-sulfur cluster-binding protein, whose protein sequence is MPKIHFKSPLQELTVEVRPGTTLLDAAEQGGAQVGHSCGGVCGCSTCHVWIRKGLESLSEQEDAEMDRLDMGFDVRPYSRLSCQTAVGVEDVLVEITEESLTAFMDENPALRHQLEAEGKWPLKK, encoded by the coding sequence GTGCCGAAGATTCACTTCAAGAGCCCCCTGCAGGAGCTCACCGTCGAGGTGAGGCCGGGGACGACCCTGCTGGACGCCGCCGAGCAGGGCGGGGCCCAAGTGGGCCACAGCTGCGGCGGGGTGTGCGGGTGCTCCACGTGCCACGTGTGGATCCGCAAGGGCCTGGAGTCGCTCTCCGAGCAGGAGGACGCGGAGATGGACCGGCTCGACATGGGCTTCGATGTGCGGCCCTACTCCCGGCTGAGCTGCCAGACGGCCGTGGGCGTGGAAGACGTCCTGGTGGAGATCACCGAGGAGTCCCTGACGGCCTTCATGGACGAGAATCCCGCCCTCCGGCACCAGCTGGAAGCCGAGGGAAAGTGGCCGCTGAAGAAGTGA